Proteins from one Pelosinus sp. IPA-1 genomic window:
- the pyk gene encoding pyruvate kinase gives MYSVLKKTKIICTLGPSTDKTGILENLLVEGMNVSRFNFSHGSHEEQGKRIEMLRAASKKLNKTVALLLDTKGPEIRLGKFASGKVHLTTGQAFTLTSKEILGTVDRASVNYSLLPQEVNVGNTILLSDGLISLRVDAVQDDEIVTTVLNSGDISDRKRVAVPDVSLNMPFLSEQDEADILFGVKQNMDFIAASFVQRAADILAIRKLLESVNAHMEIIAKIENAEGVRNIDEILKVADGIMVARGDLGVEIPTEEVPIVQKRLIDKCNKAGKPVITATQMLESMMVNPRPTRAEASDIANAILDGTDCIMLSGETASGDYPVEAVKTMARIAIRTEESLQYRSILQANGVMLQNTTTDAISHATVQVAYELNAAAIITATEHGYTARMVSKYRPQAHIVAVTPNEKTMRRMMLFWGVQPIMGVATKNSDEMVQNAMNRAVEHGVVKEGDLVVVTAGVPVGMSGTTNMIRVHVVGNILLRGVGIGQCSVTGKVCIAHSIKDVKNKFQPGDILVVTGVDEETAVYAAKASAIIAEEGGLTSNAAIVGISVGIPVVIGVDGAVERLTDGSLVTVDGSRGLIYQGEINAR, from the coding sequence GTGTACAGCGTGCTAAAAAAGACGAAAATTATTTGCACATTAGGACCAAGTACGGATAAAACAGGTATTTTGGAAAATTTGCTGGTTGAAGGTATGAACGTTAGCCGTTTTAATTTTTCCCATGGATCTCACGAAGAGCAAGGTAAGCGTATTGAAATGCTGCGTGCTGCTAGCAAAAAACTGAATAAAACAGTAGCCTTATTATTAGATACTAAAGGGCCAGAAATACGTTTGGGTAAGTTTGCTAGTGGGAAAGTTCACTTAACAACAGGACAAGCATTTACATTGACGTCAAAGGAAATCTTAGGGACAGTTGATAGGGCATCTGTTAATTACAGCTTATTACCGCAAGAGGTAAATGTAGGTAATACAATTTTATTATCTGATGGCTTAATTAGTTTACGTGTAGACGCTGTCCAGGATGATGAAATCGTTACTACAGTGCTAAATAGTGGCGATATTAGTGATCGGAAAAGAGTAGCAGTACCTGATGTAAGTCTTAATATGCCCTTTTTATCAGAACAAGATGAGGCAGATATCTTATTTGGTGTTAAGCAAAATATGGATTTCATTGCGGCATCTTTTGTACAAAGGGCTGCTGATATCTTGGCAATTCGTAAATTACTGGAAAGTGTTAATGCCCATATGGAGATTATCGCTAAAATTGAAAACGCAGAAGGTGTTAGAAATATCGATGAAATCTTAAAAGTTGCTGATGGCATCATGGTAGCCAGAGGTGATTTGGGAGTAGAGATTCCAACAGAAGAAGTTCCAATTGTACAAAAACGTTTAATCGATAAATGTAATAAAGCAGGTAAGCCTGTTATCACCGCGACCCAGATGTTAGAGTCGATGATGGTGAACCCTCGCCCTACGCGCGCAGAAGCGAGCGATATTGCCAATGCTATTTTGGATGGTACAGATTGTATTATGCTAAGTGGAGAGACTGCATCAGGGGATTACCCTGTTGAAGCCGTGAAAACTATGGCTCGGATAGCTATACGTACGGAGGAGTCGTTACAATATAGATCCATCTTACAAGCTAACGGTGTAATGCTGCAAAATACGACTACAGACGCAATTAGTCATGCTACCGTGCAAGTTGCTTATGAATTAAACGCGGCAGCTATTATCACAGCCACAGAACACGGCTATACAGCTCGGATGGTATCAAAGTATCGTCCACAAGCTCACATTGTAGCTGTAACGCCAAATGAAAAAACGATGAGACGTATGATGCTGTTTTGGGGTGTACAACCCATAATGGGAGTAGCAACAAAAAATTCTGATGAAATGGTACAAAATGCTATGAATAGAGCAGTCGAACACGGGGTGGTAAAAGAGGGAGACCTCGTGGTAGTTACTGCTGGAGTTCCAGTAGGTATGTCTGGTACTACGAATATGATTCGGGTACATGTTGTGGGCAATATTTTGCTTCGTGGAGTAGGTATTGGACAATGTTCCGTAACTGGTAAGGTTTGCATTGCCCATTCGATTAAAGACGTTAAAAACAAGTTCCAGCCAGGCGATATTTTAGTTGTAACGGGTGTGGATGAAGAAACAGCAGTTTATGCGGCAAAGGCATCCGCAATTATCGCTGAAGAAGGGGGACTAACTTCAAACGCGGCTATTGTAGGTATTAGTGTTGGCATACCTGTTGTAATTGGTGTTGATGGTGCAGTAGAACGTTTAACAGATGGATCATTAGTTACAGTTGATGGGTCAAGAGGGCTTATTTATCAAGGCGAAATAAACGCTAGATAG
- a CDS encoding L,D-transpeptidase has translation MFCFLKKVVCLICLLLLIVIPVSAEQIRSPQVIVNLPSRTLQLYSGTAFIKEYPVAIGKPSTPTPLGSYTITSKEKNPTWIPPGRGYVVESGPDNPLGYRWMEFLPLYGIHGTNAPWTIGMAVSNGCIRMKEEDAEELFEVVKYGTPVKITYERIKINVDSQGQASIGIFPDLYGYQSLSIANVDDKLAEYGFKGFVSETVLLSMLRGETGKQVPFAKIHTLRVNDKTLREKAITVDDATYVPAWAVAVACNSNIVWDEQKQLIWKGKRGINGVIKGDIIYSKVEEISSLFGLESILKEDNSLEMKD, from the coding sequence GTGTTTTGTTTTCTAAAGAAAGTAGTCTGTCTAATTTGTTTATTGTTACTCATAGTGATACCAGTATCTGCAGAACAGATACGTTCACCGCAAGTAATTGTGAACTTACCGAGCCGCACCTTGCAATTATATTCAGGTACTGCGTTTATTAAAGAATATCCAGTGGCAATTGGTAAACCTTCTACTCCGACTCCTTTAGGGAGCTATACTATTACGAGTAAGGAAAAAAATCCAACTTGGATTCCTCCTGGGCGTGGTTATGTGGTAGAATCTGGCCCAGATAATCCACTAGGATACAGATGGATGGAATTCCTGCCGCTATATGGTATTCATGGAACGAATGCTCCCTGGACAATTGGGATGGCTGTATCTAACGGGTGTATACGGATGAAGGAGGAGGATGCAGAAGAATTATTTGAAGTTGTAAAATATGGTACTCCGGTAAAGATAACCTATGAACGTATTAAAATAAATGTTGATAGTCAAGGGCAGGCATCCATCGGAATCTTTCCCGACCTGTATGGTTATCAGAGCCTTTCAATTGCAAATGTAGATGATAAACTAGCTGAATATGGTTTTAAAGGTTTTGTAAGCGAAACGGTTTTGTTATCAATGCTTAGAGGGGAAACAGGTAAACAAGTGCCATTTGCCAAAATTCACACTTTACGTGTCAACGATAAAACTTTGCGGGAAAAGGCGATAACGGTTGATGATGCAACCTATGTACCCGCATGGGCAGTTGCTGTTGCATGTAATAGTAACATTGTTTGGGATGAACAAAAACAGCTAATATGGAAAGGGAAACGTGGAATTAACGGTGTGATAAAAGGTGATATTATATATAGTAAAGTTGAAGAAATTTCATCGTTATTTGGTCTAGAGTCAATTTTAAAAGAAGATAATTCATTAGAAATGAAGGACTGA
- a CDS encoding DUF2007 domain-containing protein yields MWTVIYIATNRAQAEKLKNLLCTEGILANTRQAGVSSVVGDGLYEILVLESEADEAHAVLCQHAIK; encoded by the coding sequence ATGTGGACTGTAATATATATTGCAACGAATCGAGCTCAAGCTGAAAAATTGAAGAACTTACTATGTACAGAGGGAATTTTGGCCAATACAAGACAAGCCGGTGTTTCGTCCGTTGTTGGTGATGGTTTATATGAAATATTAGTACTGGAATCAGAAGCAGATGAAGCACATGCAGTTCTTTGTCAGCATGCGATAAAATAA
- a CDS encoding SprT family zinc-dependent metalloprotease, with amino-acid sequence MSNSNSMNTILIENQPITYTIRYQKNRKSIQLKLTSVNHLNITAPTHFPVEEIEKIIFKKTKWIITQISKLTTVASNPINKSISHNASILYLGTPHTLTFIIKENHRPAVHLEEDQILLELPPLPAADLDSLSYSLLKEWYIDSAINILTEKTTFWSAQIKVSPKRITIKEQKTRWGSCSSRGNVNYNWRIIMAPPEVVDYLVIHELCHLRILNHSDSFWREVEKYSPNYKEHRTWLRTNGRLLMTIL; translated from the coding sequence ATGTCTAATTCTAATTCTATGAATACAATTCTTATTGAAAACCAGCCAATTACGTATACTATCCGTTACCAGAAAAACCGCAAATCCATTCAGTTAAAACTAACATCTGTAAATCATCTAAATATTACTGCCCCTACACACTTTCCAGTTGAGGAAATTGAAAAGATAATATTTAAAAAGACAAAATGGATTATAACCCAAATTTCAAAATTAACAACAGTGGCATCTAATCCAATCAACAAATCTATTAGCCATAATGCTAGTATCCTGTATTTAGGAACCCCCCATACCCTTACCTTTATCATAAAGGAGAACCACCGACCTGCTGTGCATCTAGAGGAGGATCAAATCCTATTGGAGCTCCCTCCCCTCCCAGCGGCCGATTTGGATAGCCTGTCATACTCACTATTAAAAGAATGGTATATTGACTCCGCTATAAACATCTTAACCGAAAAAACAACTTTCTGGTCCGCTCAAATTAAGGTATCTCCAAAGCGTATTACCATCAAGGAGCAAAAGACCCGTTGGGGCAGCTGTTCTTCTAGAGGAAACGTTAATTATAACTGGCGAATCATTATGGCACCACCTGAAGTCGTTGATTATTTAGTCATTCATGAGCTTTGCCATTTGCGTATACTGAATCACTCTGACTCGTTTTGGCGAGAGGTTGAAAAATACTCCCCCAATTATAAAGAGCACCGCACATGGCTACGCACGAACGGAAGGTTACTCATGACCATCTTATAG
- a CDS encoding MFS transporter: MQEKIKQLPYYRWLIFSVTVMGTFMAVLDSSIVNVALPVIAVSFGVELPVVQWVVTAYLLVISSLLPLFGKVGDMYGRRRIYLLGFSIFTIGSLLCSLSNTVWLLVAARVAQAIGASMLMSNSPAIISTTFPGKERGRALGMNGTVVALAAMAGPSLGGLLVGLFSWQSIFYINLPIGILSYLVGHVILPVEEKHSVGTFDFKGAALFALGMTGLLVVLSNGQEWGWSSSIVRVISMMSVMLLSVFVWHEGRVEHPMIDLSLFKRWPFLAGNIAGLLSFMAMFSNNMLMPFYLHSVLLLSPTEIGLAITPFPLLMAITAPASGYLSEKVSPVVLTCSGLSILMLGLLYLATLDAQSVIWQVAIGQAVMGIGNGMFQSPNNNSVLSSVPSNKVGLASGISALMRNVGMVSGIAVAVSVFESKRQQELAGLATPDNAAQLSAFLSAYHVALVIGACFAGAGAILSLSRKGHVYLKTTQ; the protein is encoded by the coding sequence ATGCAAGAAAAGATTAAGCAATTACCGTACTACCGATGGCTTATTTTTAGCGTAACGGTAATGGGAACTTTTATGGCTGTATTGGATTCTAGTATTGTCAATGTAGCTCTACCTGTAATTGCAGTAAGCTTTGGTGTAGAATTACCAGTAGTCCAGTGGGTTGTAACCGCTTATTTACTCGTCATATCTAGTTTATTACCTCTCTTTGGTAAGGTAGGCGATATGTATGGGCGACGTAGAATTTATTTACTAGGATTTAGTATCTTCACGATAGGTTCTTTATTATGCAGTCTTTCTAACACTGTATGGCTTTTAGTAGCAGCTAGAGTGGCGCAGGCGATAGGAGCATCTATGCTAATGTCTAATTCTCCTGCGATTATTAGTACGACTTTTCCTGGTAAGGAACGAGGACGTGCCTTGGGAATGAACGGTACAGTCGTAGCCTTAGCCGCTATGGCTGGGCCTAGCCTGGGAGGGTTATTAGTAGGCTTATTCAGTTGGCAATCTATTTTTTATATTAACTTGCCCATTGGTATACTCTCTTATTTAGTAGGACATGTTATTTTGCCTGTGGAAGAGAAACATTCAGTAGGAACATTTGATTTTAAAGGAGCAGCTTTATTTGCCTTGGGTATGACTGGGCTATTGGTCGTGCTGAGCAATGGGCAGGAATGGGGCTGGAGCTCTTCTATTGTACGCGTAATTAGTATGATGTCTGTAATGTTATTAAGTGTATTTGTTTGGCATGAGGGTAGGGTAGAACACCCGATGATTGATTTATCATTATTTAAGCGTTGGCCTTTTTTAGCGGGAAATATTGCAGGATTGTTATCTTTTATGGCCATGTTCTCCAATAATATGTTGATGCCCTTTTACTTACATTCGGTCTTACTGTTGTCGCCAACAGAGATCGGGTTAGCTATTACGCCATTTCCCCTATTGATGGCAATTACAGCACCTGCTAGTGGGTATCTATCGGAAAAAGTTAGCCCAGTTGTGCTGACGTGTAGTGGTCTTAGTATTTTAATGTTGGGTCTATTATACTTAGCCACATTAGATGCTCAGTCGGTTATTTGGCAGGTTGCTATAGGTCAGGCTGTAATGGGAATTGGAAATGGTATGTTTCAGTCACCGAACAACAATAGTGTCTTGAGCTCTGTACCTTCTAATAAAGTAGGTCTAGCTAGTGGAATTAGTGCTTTGATGCGTAATGTAGGCATGGTAAGTGGTATAGCAGTTGCAGTGTCTGTATTTGAGAGTAAAAGACAGCAAGAATTAGCTGGTTTAGCTACCCCTGATAATGCAGCTCAACTTAGTGCGTTTTTGTCAGCATATCATGTTGCCCTAGTAATTGGGGCCTGTTTTGCCGGCGCTGGTGCAATTCTCTCTTTGAGTAGAAAAGGGCACGTATATCTAAAAACTACACAGTAA
- a CDS encoding ATP-binding protein: MYLAAASQNRVVHLVREDEYKEYFESTTNGILHLDNNMRIKSLNREAERIGGVDRSNVIGKRVEVVFQKFGEQFLKIFDTSDFEDIKTSNLSLKVNEQVIYVHTDALKLMDSSGVFNGMIVILQDVSAVRAAIKQIQTTQMLVSLGELAAGVAHHVRTPLTTISGYLQVMLGRIDDDKYTVRRDVLETLLGEVSYINDVVKELILFAKPPVQKEPDVDINRLLEDALRLVFKEIGGEKIDINKELVKNLPTIIADNNLIKQAVMNIMQNAIESMDGEGVLGIKTWMNAELSMLVIAINDTGAGVTPEIMSRIFEPFYTTKLDRVGLGLPIANRIIVEHGGFVNVSSGEKGGTKVHIYLPIVDDCTNRLAVIHQQILNLQ; this comes from the coding sequence ATGTATCTGGCAGCAGCTTCTCAAAATAGAGTAGTACACTTAGTGAGAGAAGATGAATACAAAGAATATTTTGAGTCAACAACAAATGGAATTTTACACTTAGATAATAACATGCGGATAAAAAGCTTGAACCGTGAGGCAGAAAGAATCGGTGGTGTAGACCGTTCGAATGTAATAGGAAAGCGGGTAGAGGTTGTATTTCAAAAGTTTGGTGAGCAGTTTTTAAAGATTTTTGATACCTCAGACTTTGAAGATATTAAAACATCGAATCTTAGTTTGAAGGTGAATGAACAGGTTATTTACGTGCATACAGATGCGTTAAAACTCATGGATTCATCAGGCGTATTCAATGGTATGATTGTCATTCTACAAGATGTATCCGCAGTCAGGGCAGCTATAAAGCAAATACAGACTACTCAGATGCTTGTTTCATTAGGTGAATTAGCTGCTGGGGTAGCCCATCATGTACGAACTCCCCTAACCACAATTAGTGGATATTTGCAAGTAATGTTAGGGCGTATTGATGATGATAAATATACGGTACGTCGTGATGTATTAGAAACTTTATTAGGTGAGGTCTCCTATATCAATGATGTAGTAAAAGAGTTGATTTTATTTGCAAAACCTCCAGTACAAAAGGAACCGGATGTTGATATTAATCGTTTGCTGGAAGATGCCCTTCGATTAGTCTTTAAAGAGATAGGTGGAGAAAAGATTGATATAAATAAAGAACTAGTAAAAAATCTTCCAACCATTATCGCAGATAACAATCTTATTAAGCAAGCTGTGATGAATATTATGCAAAATGCTATAGAATCCATGGATGGAGAAGGGGTATTAGGTATAAAAACCTGGATGAATGCAGAGCTAAGTATGCTAGTAATTGCAATAAATGATACTGGGGCAGGAGTGACACCTGAGATAATGTCTCGAATCTTTGAACCTTTTTATACTACTAAATTGGACAGGGTAGGATTGGGACTGCCGATTGCTAATCGTATTATTGTGGAGCATGGTGGGTTTGTTAACGTTAGTTCTGGGGAAAAGGGCGGTACAAAAGTACATATTTATTTGCCAATCGTTGATGATTGCACAAATCGTCTAGCGGTAATACATCAACAAATTCTAAACTTACAATAG
- a CDS encoding YdcF family protein, protein MNYSKKLQRYILFIVLIITLSIEIPIIAVGYLTQPSASDTIIILGAKLIGQDPSLMLSLRLDEGIKLYREGYAKRIIVSGAQGKDEAISEASSMKNYLVNHGIPSEHIFVEDQSFNTMQNLANSHKIMQENNLKTAIIVSNASHIRRSLILAQNQGISATGAPAPMADNLYLTTKQYIREGAAIAVLLLTGK, encoded by the coding sequence ATGAATTACTCGAAAAAGTTGCAGCGGTATATTCTATTTATAGTTCTCATAATAACTTTATCCATCGAGATCCCAATTATTGCAGTTGGTTATCTAACACAACCATCTGCCAGTGACACCATCATCATCCTGGGAGCCAAACTTATCGGGCAAGATCCTAGTCTCATGCTTAGTCTACGTCTTGATGAAGGAATTAAACTCTATAGAGAGGGTTATGCAAAAAGGATTATTGTTAGTGGCGCACAAGGGAAAGACGAAGCTATCAGCGAGGCTAGCAGCATGAAAAACTATCTAGTGAATCATGGCATCCCCTCAGAGCATATTTTTGTAGAAGATCAATCCTTTAACACAATGCAAAACTTAGCTAATTCTCATAAGATTATGCAGGAAAACAACTTAAAAACTGCCATAATTGTATCGAATGCTTCGCACATACGCCGTTCTCTCATCCTAGCCCAAAATCAAGGAATATCAGCAACTGGTGCCCCTGCACCCATGGCTGATAACCTTTATCTTACTACGAAACAATATATTCGTGAGGGAGCAGCAATCGCTGTTCTACTGCTCACTGGAAAGTAA
- a CDS encoding acyltransferase gives MSRKKIMAIEYIRGVSMLGVIGIHTGAYSLSNPKVNIHLFALLEIITRFSVPIFFFVSAFGLFITQDLTAKLNYSSFLIRRLRTVLLPYIVWSILYMLHYTFVSGDSTIWHPPLLYEFAFFGLASYQLYFLVILLWFYTLMPLWRPLVRSIIKYPIRNLGILLLLQMLFNYYSSYMLHANFSNHYLNKLIFHRTSYWIFHYIFIFLFGAVCAVEYIKFKEAIKCYRSYIKTFFSISLAGMLLFYYYLVYTLNYTPEAAVNTDHQLSPIGILYTLSSTLFLFMLFSKDRLPEGIQKLLSSLGEHSYVVYLVHPLVMYYLASYLSVRNLLMTAPTTIMFYLTTVIISLTFAIFIKKIGKVIPVISLLLTGSKLPKPKSGV, from the coding sequence ATGTCTAGAAAAAAAATAATGGCCATTGAATACATCCGCGGCGTGTCTATGCTTGGCGTAATTGGTATTCATACGGGAGCTTACTCCCTAAGCAATCCTAAAGTAAACATTCATTTATTTGCTTTACTAGAAATTATCACGCGTTTCAGCGTTCCGATTTTCTTTTTCGTATCGGCCTTTGGCTTATTTATCACACAAGATCTTACAGCAAAGCTCAATTATAGCAGCTTCCTTATCAGACGACTCCGTACGGTGTTACTACCTTATATAGTTTGGTCTATCTTATACATGCTTCACTACACCTTCGTGAGTGGCGATAGCACCATATGGCATCCTCCACTCCTTTATGAGTTTGCTTTTTTCGGTCTTGCTTCTTATCAACTCTATTTTCTAGTTATTCTATTATGGTTTTACACACTTATGCCCTTATGGCGTCCTCTAGTCAGAAGTATAATAAAGTATCCAATCCGCAATTTAGGCATACTCCTGCTACTACAAATGCTTTTTAATTATTACTCAAGTTATATGCTACACGCAAATTTCTCTAATCATTATCTAAATAAATTAATCTTTCATCGTACAAGTTATTGGATATTCCATTACATATTTATTTTTCTATTCGGCGCTGTTTGCGCCGTAGAATATATAAAATTCAAAGAAGCAATCAAATGTTATCGATCCTATATTAAAACATTCTTTTCGATTAGTTTAGCAGGGATGTTACTATTTTATTATTATCTAGTGTATACTCTGAATTACACACCTGAAGCTGCCGTCAACACTGATCATCAGCTTAGCCCTATCGGCATATTATATACCCTATCTAGTACGTTATTTTTATTTATGCTTTTTAGTAAAGACAGACTACCAGAAGGAATCCAAAAGCTGCTTAGCAGCCTAGGTGAACACTCCTATGTAGTGTATCTAGTTCATCCTTTGGTCATGTATTATTTAGCCAGCTACTTGTCTGTCCGCAATTTATTAATGACAGCCCCTACCACAATTATGTTTTATTTAACAACTGTCATTATTAGTCTGACCTTTGCAATTTTCATAAAAAAAATTGGCAAAGTCATACCAGTTATCAGCTTATTATTGACAGGTAGTAAATTACCAAAACCAAAGTCCGGTGTATAA
- the dat gene encoding D-amino-acid transaminase — MRELGLVNGNLVDMSDSFIPMEDRGHQFGDGVYEVTKVYNGRCFALRPHLDRLYQSLRAIRIPATYTFEELVEFHELLIKESGITEGAIYLQITRGVAPRVHSFPEQVVPCLTMSIRPSGPINPEFKERGVKIILIPDERWLRCDIKSLNLLSNVLGKQQAKEAHCFEAVMVRGDHVTEGTSSNFFVVKDGVIWTHPATNLILKGITRSIILERLAKDLDLTILEKPFGVPFVKGAEEAFLSGTSTEIMPVTSIDGVAVNNGSVGPITRKLQLAYARLIDEECHR; from the coding sequence ATGAGAGAATTAGGATTAGTAAATGGTAATTTGGTTGATATGAGTGATAGCTTCATACCAATGGAAGATCGTGGTCATCAATTTGGTGATGGAGTTTATGAGGTGACGAAAGTATATAATGGTCGGTGTTTTGCGTTGAGACCACATTTGGATCGATTGTATCAATCCTTGCGTGCTATAAGAATTCCTGCTACTTATACTTTCGAAGAATTAGTCGAGTTTCATGAGTTGTTGATAAAAGAAAGTGGTATTACAGAAGGAGCCATTTACTTGCAGATTACTCGAGGCGTTGCACCGCGCGTACATTCTTTTCCGGAGCAAGTTGTACCATGTTTGACTATGTCTATTCGCCCTAGCGGTCCAATAAATCCGGAATTTAAAGAAAGAGGTGTTAAAATTATATTAATTCCAGATGAACGTTGGCTGCGTTGTGATATTAAGTCTTTAAATTTGCTGAGCAATGTGCTGGGGAAACAACAAGCAAAAGAGGCTCACTGTTTTGAAGCTGTTATGGTGCGAGGCGATCACGTTACGGAAGGCACTAGCAGTAATTTCTTTGTTGTAAAAGATGGAGTGATTTGGACTCACCCAGCTACAAATTTAATACTAAAAGGTATCACTCGGTCAATTATATTAGAAAGATTGGCAAAGGATTTGGATTTGACAATTTTAGAAAAACCTTTTGGTGTGCCTTTCGTAAAAGGAGCAGAGGAAGCATTTTTATCCGGAACGAGTACAGAGATCATGCCAGTTACTTCCATCGATGGAGTTGCTGTGAACAATGGTTCTGTTGGGCCTATTACGCGAAAATTGCAATTAGCTTATGCTCGTCTAATTGATGAAGAGTGTCATCGTTAG